The sequence CCAATGATATAACGAGGCAGCAGCGTCAGAAAATAAGTTCCCTTTTGAGGTATTGCTACAAAGGGATATTAAGGACATTAGTATAATTGATAAACAGGAATAGTAACACAAAAACCAGGCCCATTTTTTCCTCAAGCTAGTACCAAGTAGCTAGTGCGGGGATCCGAAAAAATATGACAAGTATTGGAGATCAACACGCGAGTGCGAGCTTCACGTGGGACagaccaagaagagagagcggaaaaaaggggggcacAAAGATGTGTGTACACAGAAAATCAGGAACGCAAGTTATTCAAAGCCTATATGCAGAATACTCCGGGAGTGACTTCTCCAAGTAACGCCTATTGACAACCGCCGATAAGCCGCTGCACGGCTGTGATATGACGAAGCGTGAGATATAGGTAGTCTTACATCTTTGTGGCAAAACGTCTTGCAAAGAGTCGTATCTACCCAAGCTTAGCTTCCAAACTAGGCACGTATAAATTCTAAATTTATATCACTAGCGTATACGAGTATTTGGACTTTTGTCTCAGATGACGAAACCAACGCAAGGAGCAGGTGACAGAAAAACGGGGAATGCGAGGTTATGAGCACATAGGCTAAGATTATACACATACAATACCAGGGTTTAATCAATGCTATATGCGTTCATGCTATAGCGTTGTACGTACATATTTATCTTGCGgttcctttgtttttgtcCTCCCTTGGGCAAGGAGGGGAACTTATCACCGCGGCTTTAGGACATTAGCATTGACCACTCATTCAAATTCATCTTAATGAAAGATTGGCAGCATGTGGAGAACTGAGGGGAGCTTCTGATATGGAGCGGTTTCCGCACTTTAACCCGCAACTAACATGAGGTTGCAGGATGCAACAAAGTTCGACGCAAGAGTGTGCTGATGTCAAGATGTGATGAAACATTGCCATCAAGACAACAACACTTGTGAGTCAACAGTTAGTTTAGTATAATTTAGTTGGGTAAGTGTGGATAACATATTGATGATTACGCTGTTAGAACAAACCTATCAAATTAGAATGGCTAATTGTGCAGGGCATTTTATAGAATGAGGAATTGCTTCTTATCCATGTATCATCTTTGTTGCTTTAGTTATATTGATGCGGCCCTACGAATTGAATgcatatattatattactattttatctCATTAACGTCTCCTTTTATAGGTGTCCTATGCATATACTTCTCAGTCTCCTATAAATGTCTTCTGTAGCTCTCAATATCCCTGCTCAGATCATCATTTGCGGTGCCGATATACATGTGCCTATCTCTCCAGCCACTCACACTTGTGGCTCTTGTACAGAGTCGCTGAGTCGAGCACAGTATTGTTATTACTGGCAACAAACTCGTGCGTCAAATGCGTGGAATTGTGGAACGTTAGCTTGCTCCATCCATAAGTCGCATTGTTCGTATCGAGCGAAAATCGGCTAAACTGCTGTCTAGGGCTCTGCAATGTGTCCAATCCATCGTAGTGACCAGCGGCGCCGTTGGTGATGTACCAAGGTGAGGTTGGGTTGTTCAATTCCCTGGGATCAATCTTACCCTCTGCAATGGGAGCCTGACGCTCATAAATGTGAGCGTGGCCAGTTAAGACGAGATCCACGTCATACTTGATGAATAGTGGCTCGAAAACGTCCTTGCAGCTCCAGCAAATGGTGCTGGTGACATTCTTGTAGCTGAGATACCAAGGGCGATGGCCTCCAACAATGACCCAGGGAGTTTTTCTGCGGTCGACGGCCTTCAAGTCAGCTTCCAGCCAGTTGACCTGAGCATTCATCTTGCTGTTAACAGGGCTAGCACCTTCGCCTTCTGTGCCTCCAATCTCATCCGGGCCGATAAAGCCGTGGCCAAGGTCAGTTTCGGTATCAAGCTGGATGAAATGAGCCATGCCGCTGTTCCAGCTATACCAAAAGTTACCGGTGCCTCGAGAAACATCGCTGGGCATGCGGAAGTGATTCTTGAAGCCAGTAAAGTTGGTTTGTCCCGGCATGCAGATGCTGAGGCCGTATGTAATGTTGTGAGCCTTGTCAGTGGTGCCGCCATTGTCACAGTTTGCTTCGTGGTTTCCGGGCCCAACCATGTAGGCACGAGAAGCAGTAACCGGCATCATTTCGTTATAAAATTCGTTCAGGATGGATTCATACACCTTGTATCCCTCCTCGACGGTGGTATTGGGCAGATATCCCTGGATCTCCTCCTTCAACCAGTAGTCGGCGTAGGCAAAGTCTCCAACGTGCCACAAGAACTCGTATTCCggcatgctgctgatgagcGAATCAATGGTGTTCTTCTCACCCGGCCTGAGAATATTGTTACTGGAAACACCCTTGCCGGCGGACGTAGATAGTCCTTCAGAACCCATAGTTCCCAAGTCCGCGACAACTGCGACCGAAAACGGCGTCTTATCACCGACTCTTCGGCTGGTGGTGAAGTTGAATGGCTCATAGCACGTATCTTCGTTCAATTGTGCTGGTAGGTAATAGTATGTGGTATCTGGCTTCAGTCCCTGAATCAACACGTGGTTGTTGTACGTCGTAGAAGTGGGATATGTGACAGACACCGCCGATGATGCAATGTTAGTGAGGTGATCCTTCGATTTGCCCCAAAATACACTCGGACGAGGAACGTGGTTAAACGTATTCCAGCTGACCATCATTCCATCGTCCCCGTGGAAAGCCACCCGAAGCTGGGGGTTGGCAGCATCGCTATCTGCAGCCACCAGAGGAAGCAAAGTTGCCAGGACAccgcttttcttcatcttgtcaaCAGCGCGGGATCAGGAACCTGCTGGGCAAGCTACCATGCTGCTAAAGGCTCCCAAGTCGGTATATATATGGATATTTCCAGCCGACTAGGATGTGAATCCTCAACAAATTTTGCAATCCCTTCCACGTTGCAGAAGCCCCTAAAAACATGTAAACAGTAGATATACAAGAAAATTTCATCTTATTAACAATCCCTTCGCCTGCATTGGTCGACTGATGTAGCGTAAACGCGGGGAAGATACAATGGATGCCTCTAGCATTCTTTCGGCACCGAAGACAGGGATGTGATGTTACATGTGTTCACATCAAGGCTTCAGATTGGCCATGGCGGTCGATCTGCGACCGATTCAGGAACCGAACAGTCAAATTTTAGTTACCGCCCCGGTGAAAATGTATAGGTTCAGGAATTTTTGTATGTGTCATGAATAGAACTGCAACGTGTGTTTTCGGCAACCGGCAAAATATGCGCCAAGAGCTGAATGGTTTCAATTACATGTATTGACCGAAGCGTGGTCCGTCTTAGACTTGGCTTCCATGTAAACGCTAGCCTGCGTGAGATGTACACTTAATGTGTATACCAATAGATTTTCGCTCTTATAGAATTTATTCTGGCTGcgcttttcctttgttcaCACGGCGGAGTCTTTGTGTAAGCGCGAAAAGATGAAGTAGCTTTCTGTAGGCAAATTTAATGCCTCATTTCATTTACTCCGTACACGTTAGTAGAAATTTAATCGAATACTTGAGTTTCTGGCTATGCgtgtatttattaatatgaTTAAATATATTCAAAATGTATCGCTTGCATCATGCCCGTGTATGTGTTGATAAAACTGAAAAGGTGTTTCGACCGTATTTTCGGTATCCGTCGCCCCTTATTGAAAATCCGCGTGCAGCCAGTCAAAGGTATCCAGTAATTCAAAGTTGAAATCTAAAGGCTCTGGGAAGTCGTAGGCCAGAGCTGCCCAAGGGCTGTCGCCGTTTACGCTACCATTCAAAGTATGATCCAACACTCGCTGTATAATGACTTTGCAGTCCATGCACAAATCGCCATTCGGTGCTGACGGACGCACCCAATCGAGGAAACCTACTAAGAGACTGAGATTTTGTATGATGCTCGAGCGAGTGATTCGTTCTTCCCTGGGATGTTTCCCACTAAAGCTTGGATTGAGTAGTTCCAGGCAGAGGATGCCACCCGCTGGTGCAGCATGGGCCATGAGCTTGTTAAAAGGTTAGTGAATGGCTATAAAGCTTGGAATGACTATACAAGAGATAAAATGAAACAAATTGCGTTACTAACAAGCCATTCAAAGTTACGACGCATTGCTGCGAATTGATCTTTATTTGTCCACAGAGTGAGCGTCAATGTGAGCATTTCGAAGCTCAAGACGAGCAAGTTGCCTTCATCCAAGCTGCCATTAATGCATAAAAGCCGCTCCAAGAAGAACATGGTCTGTAGATGGCCTAGACGAATTAATATCTTGGCGTAAACGCATTCGATGTCTCGGTTTGGATCTGATAAATCTTGCGGGTCGTATTTGAGACACGCTGGAAACCCAGCAAGTGTTTCCAGCTGTCTGACCTGTATGTTTCTACGCAATGCTGTCAGCCATTCTACTCACCTGAGTGGACTAGGATAGTAAATGTCCGTTACACACCGCAGTTCATCAAGTGTAGTGCAGACGGTACAGCCCAAGGCAAGCTCCATTACTTCTTCCAAAATGGATGCCATTATGCGACGAGCTCGAATAAGCGTAAATGGATACATTTCACCACTCTTATTCCAACCACGCTCATCTAGCTCTTGAACCGCCTTCTGCAAGGTTGCCTCATCTGCAAGATCCTCATCTCTAAGATCCAGCGGCAGAGGCGTCATACAGTACCGGCGATTAAGCAGCGGGGGTCTCCCCGAGAATGCGACACTAAACTTATCGTGGTTGAAGATTTGGGCAACAATTCGCCGGTTATGCTCAGAGCACAGAGTAGGCGTGTGTGGTATCTCTCCCACTTGGGCATGCAAGCCCATGAACGTAAGCATAGATACGGCCGCGCCATGAGAGTACCAACAAGATGCAGCTATCAAGCCAGCATTAATATGAAAGTTCAGCAATTATCGGAAAGGAAAGCCTTACCAGCGTCGCCATCCAAGACAGACACAAGGGTGGTTCGTCGTCGCATAAGGTCTAGAAGCACAGCATTGCCCTCGGTGAAATTCCGTGCCAAATCAATGCAATAACTGAGATGTGTTCTGGACAGCTCCCTATCGCTCTTGCCAGGAATCCAGGCAACGTGGCTGGGCCGCAAAGAATTGATAGTATCTGAAAGGCGCTCCAAGTTTCCCCATATCAGGCCGATTGACTCCCATCTAAGATTATCACCACAGTACTGATCCATCCACTCCTTGGGGTCATTTATATCTCTCAAGGGTTGGGCAGAGTTATTGCACAGTATTTCGGCGACTCTCTCCAAGTCAGGGCCAGACCCATCTGGGTTCTTTCTGAGCAAATCTTGAACCGACTTTGTGATACGAGCTAGTACAATTTGTGACCAACGCTTTTCATCGGGATCCTTTTCGTGAAATACAATCTGCTCATTGGGCTGACCTGGTAGAGCCTCGAGAGCATAGATGCTCATATGGCGCACTATGGGGGGCAGCTCGTTAAAGGAGAGTCTTGGAGTCATCCGGCCACCAACACCAGGCCGTGGCAGGCGTGTCTCCggcccttggccttggagccGACTCAAGCTTCGTTTTGTCTCCTCAAAAACAACCGTATGGCTGGtgaagccaaagaagccagCGCTGGGCGATGCATTCGGCTTGGCAGTCGCATTCACATCCACAGTCGCGCTTCTGGCTGCGCTCAGATTTGCGCTTTCGCTTCCACTTCCACTTCTGCCGCTTCGGAGGCTCAGTGTTGGCGACATCTCCTGGCCCTGGCCCTGGCCCAGGGAATGATTAGTCGGCCTGGTCTTTTGCTGCCGCACGCGCCTTCGTGGCTGAAGCACCGACCCAATCGTGTAGGTGCATCCGCTGGCCTGGTTTCGCTTGATGCATCTGCTGCACACCGGGCGCGCGTGATCGCAGGCGACTTTCCGCGCCCTGCACTGGTCGCACGCCTGGAGACGGCCGTTGAGACGGCGTAGAGGCGCTTCGTTGTCCATTTCAGTGGGTATTCATgatggctggagatgagacGACCAGCTGAAAATGCTGGCCAGCGGCGATGTCGCCGGCTCGTCGGCCGAGAGGCGCCGTGGATTAGTCATGTGCGATTCGATGGTCATATGACGGAACTCTTGAATTAGAGCATTGAAGCTGCACATGGACGCTTGAACCATAAGACATGTCCATTTTAAAAGCCATTAAAGAATTGAGAGATGATGGaacatgatgctgatgcaaCGGGCGAGATTGGCATGCATCAAAATTGGTGCGCTACTGGCTGGTCGATAAAGTTCAATACAAGTCGGACAAACCAGCAACAGTCAAACACAGTGCCGTGAATAATGGTGTATAGACGATTAATATGAAGGTGCCTCATATAATTCCATTTTATAGAGTCCAATTAATCAAATTCATGTGATGACTGTTCGTCCGTATGGACCTAAATGTACTCTACCGAAATCGTAGAGCGGCTAGACCATTGATAAATCGACACATAATATGCACGTATGCTCCGTGAACCGAGCGCTTTTACCTCTTCTTGGTTCCTGTGTCTTGAAAAATCGAATAAGACCTAGTTGTATAGCACCGAGTATTGATAAGAAAATGAGGGTTTTGCTTGCAAGCAACAGACTCGCATTTCCAAGTATGTATTAATCAGCCTACTGGAAGGGTATCGGTATCCAGGTCCATAGCATAAGTCCATAGCATAAGTCGTTAAATATTAATCGTGTTACTAGGTTAAGCCTAAACTAACGTTATATTATACGTGCAGATCCTCCTCATCAAACTTGTATGTGGCAAACTTCCTCGCAGGCACGTTTCTCTCGAACATGATGTCCAACTCTTCGTAGGTTCTGCCTTTGGTCTCGGGCTATGATGGAACATTTTGTTAGTGAATTATTTCTAAGCGGATAAGTCAGATCATGGATGTACTCACCATCCTAAAGATGGTCCaaatgagagaaaagacCGAGATGCCGCCATACAAGAATTCAATCTTGGCTCCGGCACCTGCAGCACCGGGGTTGAGCAAATACGGTCCAATAACAGATGTTACCAGTCCTGTAACAGCATCAATCATCGTGGCGATAGCAATTGTCTTGGATCGAAGCTTTGTGGATGGGGTCTCGCAGACGACGACGTATGTCAGCGGGCCGAGGGTTGCCTGCCAGACAAACTGAAGGATAATAAGCAAAGTAGCTTGAGCCCAACGGTAAGAAGTTTTGGTAGTATAATCGTGAGCGAAACTCAAAAgcgcgacgacgaagagcgTGGCAACCATGAAGCTAAGACCACAGATATATGCAGGACGGCGACCGAGATAAATGAGGGGGATTGCCGAAAGGAGGGTGCCAACAAAGCCAACTCCGTTGAGGCCAACTCCCATGTCGAATGCCTGTACGTTGTTGAGACCGATCTGCTCGAAGAAATAGGTTGCAAAGCCGACTGGATTACCGCTAAAGTTCTGAATGACGAACAGCAAGATGCAAATTTCCATACGTCGACGGTTGGGTCCCTTCCAGCAGTCGGCATAAGTGGTACCAACTTCCAGTTCTCGCTCTAGAAGATCTGTCTTGACCATCATAGCAAGTGTATCTTTCGTGTTGATGCCGGAGTCTTGCTGAACAAGCTTCTTGAGAGATTGTTCAGCCTTTTCCATATTGTTCTGTCGGACCAGCCACCATGGTGACTCAGGGGCAAATGGGAGGCCGGCAAGCAGGATAACAGGCCATGCCCATTGGATAGCAAAGGGGATTCGGTATGCCCACTGGTCGGGCCGGTTGATGAAGCCACGAGTGATGCCTGTTTGGATGAATTGACCCATAACATAGCACAGGTTGATATAACCAGTGAGGAAACCACGAAGGCTGAGTGGCAGGACTTCAGATGCATATGTTGTTGCAATAACGCAGTACCCTCCCCACACAATACCGCTGAGGTACTGGCTGGCCGTCAAGACGCCAATGGTGTTAGCAAAGAATTGCATAAAAGTCAAGATGGCAGTCAGCACAAGGCAAACAGCAAATGTCTTCTTGCGGCCAAACATTTCCATGGGGAACGAGACGAGGTACGCTCCGATGATTTGGCCGACCAAGCTGCCCATGCTCATGGCAACTTGCCATCGTGCCGGAATCTGAAATCCTCCATGGTCTGGGCCGTAGTCAATGCCGAAATGCTTCTGAAAAGCTGGCAGTGCAAAAAAGTTGCCGCTAATCTCGATGTCGTATGCGCGCATGATGATACTGAGCGAGATGAACATGGACCAAAACGCTCCCTTGCGGTACAGCTTGAAAGCCTCCCACGCGCCAAGTCGATGCTCTGTGGCTGTACCGctgttggccatggcctcGCTGATGCTGGCCAGCTTGCCAGTGGCCTCGGCGTTGGTCAGCTCATTGTCGATGTTGCTGACCACGTTTTCGAGTGCGGTTTTGACTTCCGTTTCCTTCTCCATGATGGTCTTCCGGATGCAGATTTCCTTTTCACAGTTATAAgagatgaaagaagaaacagtTGATGAAAAGTCCTCGCAAGCAAGGCACCTTGAAGGACAATCAAGAAGACCCTGTCCGCTGTAACCATACAGGAGTTGCATGCATCGTAtttatatgtatgtatattcCAGGTTGTGGCTCACAATTCCCCGGACTAATAGGGCCAAGTTGCGGGGCTCCGCAAAGATCAACTTAGTGTTGAGTCTTGGCTCCGGGGAAGCGAAACGAGCCGCATGGGGGGGATGGACAGAATTGTTACCGAGGACAGCCTTGCTATTGGCAGGAGCATAGATGGTCATGGCATGAGGTGACCAGATCCGTCGGCCAATTCTGGTAGGGCTAAGAAAGCCCTGTCGTGATGACTTATGCTGCTTATGCTATAGCGTTACGTTCATGGGTACAAGTATTAAGCCTTTCGGCTGGGCTTTGTTGGGTAAAAACAGCCTACGGGTATTTTCATCTCTAGTATACCGGCCGGTTTGAACTCTTCAGCTAAGCTATAGAGCGATTCTCTTAAAAAGTCTGGCGACAATCGTTGAGTTATCGAAAGCTGTCTTTGATATTCGGACGATAACCCGGCATGCAGCACCTGGTGGCGTTGGAACTAGGCCGCACAACTCTCGGGCCAATATCCGGCTCAATATCCGGGGGCAACTAAGGCCAGGCCAGCCAATCAATTAGGTGC comes from Trichoderma asperellum chromosome 3, complete sequence and encodes:
- a CDS encoding uncharacterized protein (SECRETED:SignalP(1-16)), which encodes MKKSGVLATLLPLVAADSDAANPQLRVAFHGDDGMMVSWNTFNHVPRPSVFWGKSKDHLTNIASSAVSVTYPTSTTYNNHVLIQGLKPDTTYYYLPAQLNEDTCYEPFNFTTSRRVGDKTPFSVAVVADLGTMGSEGLSTSAGKGVSSNNILRPGEKNTIDSLISSMPEYEFLWHVGDFAYADYWLKEEIQGYLPNTTVEEGYKVYESILNEFYNEMMPVTASRAYMVGPGNHEANCDNGGTTDKAHNITYGLSICMPGQTNFTGFKNHFRMPSDVSRGTGNFWYSWNSGMAHFIQLDTETDLGHGFIGPDEIGGTEGEGASPVNSKMNAQVNWLEADLKAVDRRKTPWVIVGGHRPWYLSYKNVTSTICWSCKDVFEPLFIKYDVDLVLTGHAHIYERQAPIAEGKIDPRELNNPTSPWYITNGAAGHYDGLDTLQSPRQQFSRFSLDTNNATYGWSKLTFHNSTHLTHEFVASNNNTVLDSATLYKSHKCEWLER
- a CDS encoding uncharacterized protein (EggNog:ENOG41~TransMembrane:2 (o548-566i578-598o)), whose translation is MDNEAPLRRLNGRLQACDQCRARKVACDHARPVCSRCIKRNQASGCTYTIGSVLQPRRRVRQQKTRPTNHSLGQGQGQEMSPTLSLRSGRSGSGSESANLSAARSATVDVNATAKPNASPSAGFFGFTSHTVVFEETKRSLSRLQGQGPETRLPRPGVGGRMTPRLSFNELPPIVRHMSIYALEALPGQPNEQIVFHEKDPDEKRWSQIVLARITKSVQDLLRKNPDGSGPDLERVAEILCNNSAQPLRDINDPKEWMDQYCGDNLRWESIGLIWGNLERLSDTINSLRPSHVAWIPGKSDRELSRTHLSYCIDLARNFTEGNAVLLDLMRRRTTLVSVLDGDAAASCWYSHGAAVSMLTFMGLHAQVGEIPHTPTLCSEHNRRIVAQIFNHDKFSVAFSGRPPLLNRRYCMTPLPLDLRDEDLADEATLQKAVQELDERGWNKSGEMYPFTLIRARRIMASILEEVMELALGCTVCTTLDELRNIQVRQLETLAGFPACLKYDPQDLSDPNRDIECVYAKILIRLGHLQTMFFLERLLCINGSLDEGNLLVLSFEMLTLTLTLWTNKDQFAAMRRNFEWLLMAHAAPAGGILCLELLNPSFSGKHPREERITRSSIIQNLSLLVGFLDWVRPSAPNGDLCMDCKVIIQRVLDHTLNGSVNGDSPWAALAYDFPEPLDFNFELLDTFDWLHADFQ
- a CDS encoding uncharacterized protein (EggNog:ENOG41) encodes the protein MDNEAPLRRLNGRLQACDQCRARKVACDHARPVCSRCIKRNQASGCTYTIGSVLQPRRRVRQQKTRPTNHSLGQGQGQEMSPTLSLRSGRSGSGSESANLSAARSATVDVNATAKPNASPSAGFFGFTSHTVVFEETKRSLSRLQGQGPETRLPRPGVGGRMTPRLSFNELPPIVRHMSIYALEALPGQPNEQIVFHEKDPDEKRWSQIVLARITKSVQDLLRKNPDGSGPDLERVAEILCNNSAQPLRDINDPKEWMDQYCGDNLRWESIGLIWGNLERLSDTINSLRPSHVAWIPGKSDRELSRTHLSYCIDLARNFTEGNAVLLDLMRRRTTLVSVLDGDAAASCWYSHGAAVSMLTFMGLHAQVGEIPHTPTLCSEHNRRIVAQIFNHDKFSVAFSGRPPLLNRRYCMTPLPLDLRDEDLADEATLQKAVQELDERGWNKSGEMYPFTLIRARRIMASILEEVMELALGCTVCTTLDELRCVTDIYYPSPLR
- a CDS encoding uncharacterized protein (TransMembrane:12 (i104-124o159-178i190-207o219-236i248-271o277-300i369-391o406-425i432-451o463-488i500-522o534-551i)); this encodes MQLLYGYSGQGLLDCPSRCLACEDFSSTVSSFISYNCEKEICIRKTIMEKETEVKTALENVVSNIDNELTNAEATGKLASISEAMANSGTATEHRLGAWEAFKLYRKGAFWSMFISLSIIMRAYDIEISGNFFALPAFQKHFGIDYGPDHGGFQIPARWQVAMSMGSLVGQIIGAYLVSFPMEMFGRKKTFAVCLVLTAILTFMQFFANTIGVLTASQYLSGIVWGGYCVIATTYASEVLPLSLRGFLTGYINLCYVMGQFIQTGITRGFINRPDQWAYRIPFAIQWAWPVILLAGLPFAPESPWWLVRQNNMEKAEQSLKKLVQQDSGINTKDTLAMMVKTDLLERELEVGTTYADCWKGPNRRRMEICILLFVIQNFSGNPVGFATYFFEQIGLNNVQAFDMGVGLNGVGFVGTLLSAIPLIYLGRRPAYICGLSFMVATLFVVALLSFAHDYTTKTSYRWAQATLLIILQFVWQATLGPLTYVVVCETPSTKLRSKTIAIATMIDAVTGLVTSVIGPYLLNPGAAGAGAKIEFLYGGISVFSLIWTIFRMPETKGRTYEELDIMFERNVPARKFATYKFDEEDLHV